The Bacteroidales bacterium DNA segment TCAGAGAACGACCTCATCATTGATTGTGGTAACTCGCATTTTACAGATACTGATCGCCGAATTACGGCTCTTTCAAAAGAACATATCCATTTTATGGGTATCGGCATTTCGGGCGGTGAAACAGGAGCACGTTTCGGACCAAGTATTATGCCCGGAGGCAACAAGGAATCCTATGAGAGAATTGCTGCTATGCTCAGTGCTGTCGCAGCAAAAGTCGATGGCGATCCATGCGTAACTTTCATTGGCAACGGTTCTGCAGGCCATTATGTTAAAATGGTCCATAATGGGATTGAATATGCCCTGATGCAGGCTATTGCTGAATCATACCAGCTTCTTAAAGAAATCGCAGGATTGGGAAACAAAGAGTTACACGATGTTTACCAAAAATGGAATAAAGGTGTCCTTAAGTCATATCTTATTGAGATAACCGCTGCTATTTTCAGTCAAAAAGATGATGCCGGTGAGGCGGGATATTTGATAGATAAAATCCTCGATAGCGCACACCAGAAAGGAACCGGCAAATGGATGTCGCAAAATTCAATGGATATTCAGGTTCCTGTTCCCACAATTGATGCAGCTGTGGCAGCGCGTGATCTCTCAGCATTGAAGGATGAAAGAAAAACCATATCGCAAAAATTAAAAGGACCGGCAAAGGAACCGTCTGCCACTAAAAGTGATTTCATTGATCAGGTGGAAAAAGCAATCTGCTTTTCAATGATTACAACTTTTGCCCAGGGTATATCGCTGCTTCAGCGGGCGTCAGCCGTATATGAATACAATGTTAATCCCGCAGAAGTTTTGAAAATATGGAGGGGCGGATGCATTATACGGGCGGCCGTTCTTAATGATCTTATTGTTGCCTTTAAAAATAATACCGGCTTAACAAATCTGATGCTTGATAATCAAATCGCTTACAAATTAATGGAATTACAAAAATCCATACGAAATATACTTACAACGGCAATCGCAAATGGTATTCCAGTCCCTGCACTTATGGCATCAATGGCATATTTTGATGGCTTCAGGACTGAGCGGCTGC contains these protein-coding regions:
- the gndA gene encoding NADP-dependent phosphogluconate dehydrogenase, whose product is MENQLFDFGMIGLGTMGRNLVFNMCHHGYSVAGYDKDQSKVTDLQNEKGTYNLSGINDLSQFVQSLKMPRVILMLVPAGPIVDSVIDELRPLISENDLIIDCGNSHFTDTDRRITALSKEHIHFMGIGISGGETGARFGPSIMPGGNKESYERIAAMLSAVAAKVDGDPCVTFIGNGSAGHYVKMVHNGIEYALMQAIAESYQLLKEIAGLGNKELHDVYQKWNKGVLKSYLIEITAAIFSQKDDAGEAGYLIDKILDSAHQKGTGKWMSQNSMDIQVPVPTIDAAVAARDLSALKDERKTISQKLKGPAKEPSATKSDFIDQVEKAICFSMITTFAQGISLLQRASAVYEYNVNPAEVLKIWRGGCIIRAAVLNDLIVAFKNNTGLTNLMLDNQIAYKLMELQKSIRNILTTAIANGIPVPALMASMAYFDGFRTERLPSNLIQAQRDFFGAHTYERTDLNGTFHTQWDQEK